In the genome of Rhizobium sp. NZLR1, the window TTGAGTGTTTTGGACAACATTAGCGTATCGACGACAGATGTGCGGATCGAGCGGCATGCGAACCAGCTTTCGCGGCAACTGAAGCTGTTGCGCGAAAAGCTGTTTCCGCCGCTGTCGCAAAAGACGCTGCGCACATTTTCTTCCGGCGAGGCCGCTCAGATGATCGGCGTCTCCGACGGCTATCTTCGCCAGCTTTCGCTGGATGGCAAGGGGCCGCAGCCGGAACTTTCCCAGAATGGCCGGCGTTCCTATACGCTTGGCCAGATCAATGAATTGCGCCATTATATGGCAAAGCTGAAGCCGAAGGATGCGCTGTCCTACCTTCCCTGGCGGCGCCCCGGCGAGAAGCTGCAGACGGTTGCCGTCACCAATTTCAAGGGCGGCTCGGCCAAGACCACGACCACGCTTTATCTGGCCCAGTATCTGGCGCTGGCGGGTTATCGGGTGCTGGCCATCGATCTTGATCCGCAGGCCTCACTCTCTTCGATGCTCGGCGTCCAGCCCGAATTCGATCTTTCCGATGGTGATACGCTTTATGGCGCAATTCGCTACGATGCCGATCGCAAGCCGCTGAAGGACATTGTCCGCAAGACGTATTTCGATGGTCTCGATCTGGTGCCGGGCAATCTTGAATTGATGGAATTCGAGCATGAGACGCCGCGGGCGCTCAGTGATCGCCAGCGGCCGGGCGAACTGTTCTTCCGCCGCGTCGGCATGGCGATTGCCGAGGTCGAGGCCGATTACGATGTCGTGGTGATCGACTGCCCGCCGCAACTCGGTTACCTGACGCTCGGCGCCGTCTGTGCCGCCACGTCGCTGCTTATCACCATCCATCCGCAGATGGTTGACGTCGCCTCCATGTCGCAATTCCTGCTGATGACCTCGGATCTGCTCTCCGTGGTGCGCAAGGCGGGCGGCGATCTGCAACACGATTTCATCAAATATGTCGTGACCCGTCACGAACCCTTCGATGCCCCGCAGTCGCAGATCGTCGCGCTGCTGCGCAGCCTGTTCAGCGATGACGTGTTGACGGCGACAATTCTCAAATCGACGGCGATCGCCGATGCCGGCCTGACCAAGCAGACGCTCTTCGAGATCGAGAAGGGGCAGGTGCGCCGCTCGACCTATGATCGGGCGCTGGAATCGGTCAATGCCGCCAACGGCGAAGTTCTCGCCGGTATTCACAAAGCCTGGGGCCGCACATGAGCAGACGCGATCGCCTGAAAGGTCTTTTCGACGATACGGCGCAGGAGTTGGCCGCGGCCAACTACGAAGAGACGTCTTTGCGCGGATCGGCCGGGCCGGTTCGGACGATGGCCTTGACGCTTGGACGCATGGAGGAAGAGAGCAGGGCGATGCAGGAGGCTTTGCTCTCCGGCGAACGCATCGTCGAGCTCGATCCAGATCTGATCGATTCCTCCTTCGTCCGCGATCGCCTCGCCGATCATCCACTCGATATCGAGGACGAGCTGGTGCAGTCGATTGCCGAGAACGGTCAGGAAGTGCCGGTTCTTGTGCGCCGCCATCCCGATGACGACGAGCGCTATCAGATCGCTTACGGTCACCGCCGCCTGCAGGCCGTCAAGCTGCTGGGGCGCAAGGTGCAGGCGATCGTCCGTAAGCTCGACGATACCGATGTCGTCATCGCCCAAGGCATCGAGAATTCAGCGCGCCGGAACCTTTCCTATATCGAGCGGGCTGTCTTTGCCCTCAATCTCGAACTCAAGGGGTTCGAGCGTCCCGTCATCATGAAGGCACTGTCGACCGACAAGACCGAGCTGTCGAAGCTGATCTCCGTCGCCAAAGCGATCCCGGCCGACATCGTCAGGTCGGTCGGAGCCGCACCCGGTATCGGGCGTCGTAAATGGATGGCGCTTGCCCAGGACTGGAACGGAATGACAGCCGCGCGGCTTGCCAAGCTCATCGGTTCGCAACGGTTCACGGCTGAGGAAAGCGACCGTCGCTTCGAGCTTTTGGTTGCCGAGCTCGCCAGGAAAGAGGCGAAGCCCGAACCCACGGAATATGACTGGAAGCCGAAGAGCGGCGGCAAGATTGCCGGCCGAATCAAGAGCGCCGGCAATTCCTTTACGATTGCGTTGAAAACCGGCGATGCGCCGGATTTCGGCGCTTACATTTCACGTCGTCTCGATGAGCTTTACGAAGCCTATCGGGCCGGCAAGTTGCAAGCAGGAGAGTAGGCCGCAAAAGAAAAAGCCTCCGAACGTTGCCGTCGCGGAAGCCTTTCTCATATCTGGACAATCTGAGAATCGCACTTCCTCGAATCGCTGTCAAGCATCTTCGGCATCCTTTTGGGTGGCAGATTTCTTTTGCCTTGAGAAAAGGTGAGGGACATGGAGCCTCAATATGTATCGACGCCCTTTGGGCGGCGATCGATGACGCTTGGCATGCTGGCAAGCCAGGAAAATGCCAGTAAGGTCGATCCGGACGCATCGGTCGATAAGTGGAAGATCTTTCGCGCGCTCTGCGAAGCAAAGGACATGGTCGGCGTATCGGACCGTGCGCTCGCTGTTCTCAACGCGCTGTTGACCTTTTATCCGAAGAACGAGATTGCCGAGGCCAACGGTTTCGTCGTCTTTCCGTCGAACGAGCAGTTGTCGCTGCGCACGCATGGCATGGCCGGCACGACGCTGCGGCGGAACTTGGCGATGCTGGTGGAGGCCGGCCTGATTATCCGGCGGGATAGCCCGAACGGTAAACGTTTTGCCCGTCGTAACGGTCAGGGCGGGCTTGGAGAGGCCTTCGGCTTCAGCCTGGCGCCGCTCCTGGTGCGCGCTGGCGAGATCGAGGCGCAGGCGGCTCAGGTGCTTGCCGGCAAGCTCGAATGGAAGCGCCTGCGGGAGCGTCTGACACTTTGCCGGCGTGACATCGCCAAACTCATCGAGATCGCGCTGGAAGAAGAAATTGCCGGCGAATGGATCGAGATGCAGAAGCATTTCAATCTTCTCTCGGCAAGCCTGCCGCGGCGCCCGTCGTCCGCCGAGATGGAGAGCCTGCTGACTGATCTCGAAGCCTTCCGCGAAATGATCATCAAGACGCTGGAATTGAAGACGAAATCACATAAACCAGACGCCAATGATGGCCAAAACGGTCGGCACATACATAATTCAAACCCACACTCTCTATCTGAACTTGAACCAAGCTTCGAACCGAAGCAGGGCGCAAAACCGGAGGAAGAACCGCAGCCGTGGCGGGAGACGCCAAAGTCCTTCCCGCTTGCCATGGTGCTGCAGGCCTGCCCGGAGATCGTCGCTTATGGGCCAGGCGGTGGGATCGGCAGTTGGCGGGATCTGATGGCGGCTGCCGTCATCGTCCGCTCGACGCTCGGCGTCAGCCCCAGCGCCTATCAGCTGGCTTGCGAGGTCATGGGACCGGAGAACGCCGCGACGGTGATCGCCTGCATCCTGGAAAGAGGCGGGCATATCAACTCGGCCGGCGGCTATCTGCGAGACCTGACGCGGCGGGCAGAGCGCGGCGAATTCTCGCTTGGGCCGATGCTGATGGCGCTCATGCGGGCAAGTGGTCCGGCAGCAAGGAAAACCGGATGAGGGGGGCTGAAAACGTTTCGCGCCAGGTGCAACAGCTAGAAGGGAATGCTGCCGGTCGCCCAGGCAAACTCGACCGCTTCCTCCTGGCCTTTTGTTGAAAAGCGCCGTTAACCATGTCATAGATGGCGGAAGGAAACATAGGTTTTGCTTCCATTTGTGAAAAACCGTAAAGCTTAACAATGCGCTACGATATCGACGGTGTGATGCTTCAAACCCTGCTTCCGTCCCTTGCTGCGGCGGAGGACGCCGTGGCACGCTTGGACGAGCGGGTGTTGCGCGCGCCGGTCGGTGAGGGCTTTGCCGAACGCAGCCATTTCTTCGATGCTGCCGGCGCGCTCTGGGTGGCCGGCGAACTCGTGCATGTCGAGGATCTGGTTTTGCACGATGCGCATATGGATAGCCGGGCACCCAGCCACGAACTGACGATCGCTCACTCGGTGCTGCGGGCACGTCGGCGCATCTGGACCGGCGAGCCGACCTGGGCGCTGGGAGCTTCGGGACTTGCGACGCTAACCGCGACGCTCGGGGAAGGGGAGGGGAAAGTGCCGGAGGTAAACAGCCTCGCCGTTACGCTCGAGACCGAAGAAGAGGGCGGCGATGAGGACGGGCCGCTCGCGGCCGAGATGGCGGAGATCGATGCGCTTCTTGCCCGCTCGCAGAAGCTGCTCGATATCCATACCGGCAAAGCCCCGGCAAGCGAAACGGCCGCGGTTGCCCCGGCGAGGCGCAATGACGATCCTCTCGGCTTGCTGGGTGATGACGAATGGGACGAGGAACAGCGGCTTGCGGAGTGGCGGAGCGTACAGCCATTGGCCGAAAGTTTGCCGCCGGTTCTCGGCGCCGTCATCCTTTTCGAAGCCTGGGAAAGGATCGAGCCGTTGCGACGTCAGCACTGGCTCGGCGGTCTTCTGGTCGCAAGCCATCTGCGCGCCCGCGGCAAGGTCACCTCGCATCTCTTCTCTTTTTACGGTGGGCTGAAGCTGGTGCGCCATGAACGTCGCCGGGCGCGCGACCGGGCCACACGGCTGCAGGCCTTCCTGGAGGCGATGCATCTCGGTGCTGCGGCCGGACTCAAGGAACTCGACCGGTTGTCGCTCGCCCGTACACAGATGGAACTGCGCTTTCGCGGCCGCCGTTCGAACAGCAGCCTGCCGGACCTTGCCGATTTCATCCTGTCGCGGCCGATGGTCTCGGCGGCGATGGTTGCCCGCCATTTGCGCATCACGCCGCGCGGCGCTCTGAACCTCGTCAACGAGATCGGCATTCGTGAAATCACCGGCCGCGGCCGCTACCGCGCGTGGGGCATCATCTGAAAATAAGAGCGGCCGGGGATGACCCGGCCGCTCCAGCTCTTTACTTATGCCTATCGCCCGGAACCGCTGCACACTTCCGGGCGATAGGCATTTAGGTGAACACCCGGTCTGCCATCCTGTCACAGAGTGCAGACCGGGCGCTCTTGCGCTTCCTTTGCCCCCAGAAGCGCGGTCCCTATTCCCGCTCGCCCGTGAAGTTGAGCAGAAGCTGGAAGATGTTGACGAAGTTCAGGTAGAGCGAGAGTGCGCCGAAGACGGCGAGCTTCTGGTTCGATTCCTGATCGAAGTTTTCCGAATATTGTTCCTTGATGTTCTGCGTGTCGTAGGCGGTGAGGCCGACGAAGACGACGATGCCGATCACCGAGATGGCGAACTGCAGCGCGCTCGAACCCAGGAAGATATTGACGACGCTGGCGATGATAACGCCGAACAGGCCCATCATCAGGAACGAGCCCATGCGCGATAGGTCACGCTTGGTCGCATAGCCGTAAAGGCTGGTGGCGCCGAACATCGTGGCGGTGATGAAGAAGGTCCGCGCGATGCTCATTCCGGTGAACACCAGGAAGACGGAGGCAAGCGACAGGCCCATCACGGCGCAGAAGGCCCAGAAGGTGATCTGCGCGGTGCTGGCCGACATCGTCTGGATGCGGAACGAGAAGAAGAATACGAAGGCGAGCGGTGCCAGCATCACCACCCACTTCAGCGGCGAGCCGAAGATCGGCACGTATAGGGCCGGCGTCGAGCCGACAACGAAGGCGACGAGGCCGGTTATGACCAGGCCAAGAGACATGTAATTGTAGACGCGCAGCATGTGCTGGCGCAGGCCTTCGTCGAAGACGGCCTGGGTGCGGGCCACGGCGCCGTAGCGGGGATTGATCGGGTTCATGCTGATCTCCTCGGTTTGAACTAATAGAGCGAGCGGGCGAGCCGTTCGGCCGCCTGGTCGAGATTGAGACCGCTTTCGTCGGCGATCAGCGCATAGGCGACCTCGCCGATCTGCCAATAGGCGGCTTCTGCTTTTGCCAATGCGAGATGGCTGACCGGCTTGACCTCGAAGGCGCCTGGACGGACGGCGAAAAGCGACAGCCGCTTTCCCTCCGGCACCTCGATCGCCATCTCGACGCTGGGGCCGAATTCGGACGGGAAGATCTGCACGTCGGCGACCTTCCAGTCCTTCGGCAGTTCAGGCATCACGATCGCGGTGGCGGCGCGAATATCGTCAGCGCTATAGGTGGCCGGCGTCTGCGGCGGCATCGACTGGCGCAATGCGGCGGTCTGATAGGCGCGGACGGCATCCTCGACATAGGCGGGCGCTGGGACGGAGGCCGATACCTCGGTTGCCGAAAAAGCGCCGAAGGAATTGTGCGCCACCCAGCCGGCGGTAATCAGGATACCGACAGCGGCAATGCGCTGCATGGAATGAAAAATGCGGCCGTAGGAAAGGCCACGTTCCAGCCGGCGGGCGGCGTCGCGGGTCTCGGGGCGGCCGAAGGCACTTTCGCCGGCAAGCGCCAAGCGCAGCTCGCCCTTCACGCTGAGGTCGGCCATGACCTTGGCGGCAATCGCCGGGTGGTCGGAAAGATACGATTCTACCTGGATGCGGCGGGCGACATCGAGCTCGCCATCCACATAGGCGTCGAGATCGGCATCGAGGATCGGATCAATTGCTTTCATTGCCGTCCCCTCCGATAATTCTCAGATGCGAAACACGCGGCGTCTTCTCCTCGAATTCGCGCAATTGCGCGCGGGCGCGGGAGATGCGCGACATCAGCGTCCCCACAGGAATGCCGAGCGCATTGGCGGCTTCCTGGTAGGACAGGTCTTCGATCGCAACGAGATGCAGGGCCTCGCGCTGTTCCTCCGGCAGGCCGAAGAAGGCGTTGCGCACCTGCCGCAGGCGCACGGCATGTTCCTGGCCGGCCGGCAGCGACTGCTCGGCTTCGACAGCCGCCTCGTCGTGGCGGCGCGTCAGCGACCGGTTCTGGCGCAGACGGTCGATATGAGCGTTGTGCAGGATGGAGAGCAGCCAGGTGCGAAGATTGCCGCCGCTGCGGAAGCTCTTCTTCTTCTCCAGCGCCCGCACCAGCGCATCATGCACCAGATCCTCCGCCTCGTCCGAATTGCGCACCAGCGAGCGTGCGTAGCGCCTGAGCGCTGCAAGCTGTCCGATGACGTCGAAGGGGCGTTCTTTGCGTTCCATGATTGAGTATACGTCAGGGCGGCAGATCTTATTCCCGGCGAGAATAAAAAAATCATGCCGGTCGAGAATACCGTCTTCAATTAGCCTCTCCAGCGGACCGGCGCCCGAAATCCGCGGTTGTTTATGACAATTACATGACAGATCATGACGCCGCTGATTTGAAGGGGAAATTCAAGAATGAAGGAAAAGAAGCGGGTCTACGAAGCTCTCGTAGACGGCGCCATGGAAGGGCTGACGGATCAGGCGCTTTATGATTTCGTCAAGGCGCGTTGTCCAAAGGCCACCAGCAGGAAGATCGTCCGGGCCTCGCTTCTCGCCCTGACCGATCCTCATCTCAGGGACCGCAATATTCTCGACGTGATCTATGCGCTTGCGATCAAACATCGGCTGGATGACGGCGTGCTGGATGACGGCGAAGACGAGGAGCCCGACGAGCGGGCTCAATCGGCGCAGGCGGCCAACCAGAACATGCCGCAGCTTTCCTGAAGCGCGCCGGCCGCCCTCCTGAAATGTCAGCCCCCGTCCGAAAGCCCTTCGAGGATCGGACAGTCCGGCCGGTCATTGCCATGGCAGGCATGCACGAGGTGTTCCAGCGTGCGGCGCAATTCCGAGAGATCGCGGATTTTGCGGTCGATCTCGGCAAGCTTGCTCTCAGCGATGTCCTTGACGTCGGCACTCGCCCGGCTTTTGTCCTCGTAGAGCGCCAGTAATTGCCGGCACTCGTCGACGGAAAAGCCGAGGCCGCGCGAGCGCTGCAGGAAGCGCAGCTTGTGAACGTCGGTCGCGGCATAATCGCGGTAGCCGTTTCCGCCCCTTTCAGGGCGGATAAGGCCGATATCCTCGTAGTAGCGGATGGTCTTCGAAGGCAGGCCGGAGCGTTCCGATGCTTCGCCGATATTCATCGCCATCTCCTATAATTTTGCAAAACGCAGTCTCAGCGCATTTGAAATCACCGAGACGGACGAGAGGCTCATCGCCGCCGCCGCGATCATCGGCGACAGCAGCAACCCGAAGATCGGGTAGAGCACGCCGGCTGCGACCGGCACGCCGAGCGCATTATAGCCGAAGGCGAAGCCGAGATTCTGGCGGATGTTGCGCATCGTCGCCTCCGCCAGCCGCCGCGCCCTGACGATGCCGGTGAGATCGCCCCTTACCAGGGTGATGCCGGCGCTTTCCATCGCAACGTCCGCGCCGGTGCCCATGGCGATGCCGACATCGGCGGCAGCAAGCGCCGGCGCGTCGTTGACGCCGTCTCCGGCCATGGCGATGACCGCGCCTTTTGCACGCAGCTCGTCGATCAGCGCGCTTTTGCCCTCCGGCAACAGGTCGGCGCGGACCTCGTCGATGCCGAGGCTTTTTGCCACCGCACGCGCCGTGCGCTCGTTGTCTCCCGTCGCCATGATGATCTTCAGGCCGCTGTCATGCAGCGCCTTGATGGCGGCTGATGTCGTCGGCTTGATCCGGTCGGCAACGGCGACGAGACCGGCAAGCGCGCCATCCAATACCACGAACATCACCGTCTTGCCCTCGCGGCGCAGGGCTTCGGTCTTCTCGGCAAGCGCCGACGGATCGATGCCGAGATCGGCGAGCATCGCCGCATTGCCGAGCGCTATGTTTGTGTCGCCGGCGAGGCCCTGAACACCTTTGCCGGTCTTCGCCTCGAAACCGGTGATCTCGACGAAGGCGACACCGCGCTCTTCGGCGCCGGAAACGATCGCGTCGGCCAGCGGATGTTCGGAGCCGCGCTCCAGGCTTGCCGCCAGCGACAGCAGCCGGGTTTCCTCGATTCCGCCGAAAGCGACGATGTCGGTAAGCTTCGGCTTTCCCTCGGTCAGTGTACCGGTCTTGTCGACGATCAGCGTATCGACCTTGGAAAAACGCTCCAGCGCTTCGGCGTCCTTGATCAGCACGCCTTCCCCAGCGCCGCGTCCTGTGGCGATCATGATCGACATCGGCGTCGCAAGACCGAGCGCGCAGGGGCAGGCGATGATCAGAACGGCGACGGCGGCAAGCAGGCCATTCGCCAAGCTTGGCTCCGGACCGATCGCTGCCCAGACGATAAAGGCAAGGATGGCCGCGGCAACGACTGCCGGCACGAACAAGGCCGACACCCGGTCGACCGCACCCTGGATCGGCGCCCGCGAGCGTTGCGCCTTGGCGACCATGTCGACGATGCGCGACAACACCATGTCGGCGCCGACCTTCTCGGCCGACATGACGAGAGAGCCGTTCTTGTTGATCGTGCCGCCAGTCAGCGCATCGCCCGTCGATTTCTCGATGGGCAAGGGTTCGCCTGAGATCATCGATTCGTCGACGGTCGACTGGCCCTCGAGGACGGAACCGTCCACCGGAACCCGCTCGCCGGGGCGCACCCGCAGCCGGTCGCCGGTCTGGATTTGCTCGACCGGCACGTCGCTCTCGCCGCCATCGGCATCGATACGCCGCGCCGTCTTCGGCGCAAGGTCGAGCAAAGCGCGGATGGCCGAGCCGGTGCGTTCGCGTGCTTTCAGTTCCAGCACCTGGCCGACGAAAACCAGGGCGACGATGACGGCCGCCGCCTCGAAATAGACGGGCACAGCCGCGCCATGGCCACGAAAGCTCATCGGGAAAATGCCGGGCGCAAGCGTGGCGACGAGGCTGTAGACATAGGCGGTGCCGACGCCGAGACCGATCAGCGTCCACATGTTCGGGCTGCGGTTGACGAGCGAGGCCCATGCGCGGCGGAAGAAGGGGAGGGCCGCCCAAAGCACGACCGGCGTTGCCAGCAGCAGTTCGACATAGGTCGCCTGCGGTTCGCCGATCATTTCCCGGAGCTGCAGGCCGAGCATCGGACCCATGCCGAGGGCGAGCAGCGGCACGGCCAGGATGGCGCTGACCCAAAGCCGTCTGACGAAATCGACAAGTTCCGGACTTGGACCTTCGTCGGCCGGAGGAATGCCTGCCGGCTCCAGCGCCATGCCGCATTTCGGGCAGTCGCCGGGGCGATCGCTGATGACCTCCGGATGCATCGGGCAGGTATAGAGCGTGCCTTTCGGTGCCGGCTTTGCCGGAGGGCGTTTGCCGTCGCGATAGACTGGGGGATCGGCTTCGAACTTTGTCTGGCAGCCGGCCGAGCAGAAGTAGTATTTCTCACCCTCGACTTTCAGAAAATGTTTTGCCGTCGAACGATCGACGTCCATGCCGCAAACCGGATCTTTCGCGGTCAGGTAATCCTGCGGCGCAGCTGCAAACTTCGTCCGGCAGCCTTCGGAGCAGAAATGATAGAGGCGGCCCGCATGATCAAGCGAGGGTTTGCCGGCCTCTGGATCGACGGTCATACCACAGACGGCGTCACGAACCGGCGCGGGGGTAGTCGGGCTATGGCCGCAACAGCTGTGATCGCCGTTATGGGCGTTGCCGTGATGATGGTCGTGATCGTGTTTGATATTCATTGCCATCTCCTATGCCCGAGGGGCAGTTGGAGAGGCTTATCCACCTTCCAGCGACTGGAAGGTCAAGCGCTAATTTTGACGGAGATGATTTTTGTCTGCAGCCCGATCCTCAGATCGGGCTGATCAACCCGACCGGCTGGCTGCCGAGCAGGGCGGCGACCGAGATGCTGCCGCCGGGTTCGATCGTCTTTCCGGTCACCAGATCCGCCTTCAGCCCGTGAAGAGGGGAGGGGACGGCGATCGCCGTATCCTCCCAAAATTCCGGGCCGGCAAACAGCACGCCCGGGTCGAGCCAGCCGAACATCAGCCGGGGTGCGGCGACGATGGCAAAATCACTGGCATGCACCCGGGCAAAAGCCAGCACATGATCGCGCCGGCTGCCCGTCACCTTCAGCGGCAGATAGTCGCCTCTTATAAAGAGGTCCGGATGCCGCTGGCGCAGCTGCAGGCCGATCCCGACGATGCGCTGCTTTAACGCCGCCGCCTGTAGCTTGGCGATCGGTCCGGCTTCATCAAGCCAGGCGGTCAGCCGTGCATGATCGACCAGGCGTCGGTTGTCGGGATCGACAAGACTGAAATCGAAGCCTTCCGTGCCCTGGTAGATGTCGGGAATGCCCGGCGCCGTCAGCTTGAGCAGCGTCTGCGACAGGCTGTTGAGGTAGCCGGCTGCGATGAAGGGCTGCAGCACCCTTTCGAAATCCTCAAGGAAGGCGTCATTCTCGGGCGACACCAGCGCCGCTGCATAGGTCGTCACCGCTTCTTCGTAAGCGGAATCCTGTTCCACCCAATCAGTGTGGAGTTTCGCCTCGCGCACTGCCTTGACCGCGTAATCGGTCAAGCGCTGACGAAGCTCTTCCATCTGTCCTCTGTCGAAATCTTCCGGCCAGATGCCGGCCAGCGCCTGATAGAGCATCCATTCGATATTCGGCTCCGGCGCTACGCCATCCGGCAGGTCCTTCAGCCACGGCCGGTTCATCTCACGCCAGCGCGCCAGCGCCTGCACGAACACATCCGCGCCCTCGCTCAGCGCATAGAGCCTTGCGCGCGCATCCTCGCCGCGTTTGGTATCGTGGGTGGCGGTTGCCGACAGCCCGTGCGGCTGCAGCCGCGCCCGCTCGGCCATGCGACGATGGAATCCGTCCGGACCGTCGGGCGCCTTGCCGGGTTCGCTGCCGACCTCGTTGGCGGCAAGCAACCTGTTATAGCGGTAAAATAGCGTATCCTCCGTCGCCTTCGCCATCACAGGCCCGCTCAACTGCTGGAAGCGGATACGGAATTCGTGGGCTGGATCACCGTCGACCTTGCCTTCGAGAAGCTTCAGCACATGGTCGAGGGCGCGACGATCATCGAGCTCTGCTATGGCTTGCGATGCGGTCGCGGCAAGGACGGCTGAATCCTGCCAGGCGAGCGGGCCGCCATCGCCATAGGTGCGGTAGACGGGAAAGGCGATCAGCAGTTCGCTGAGCGCCTTGGCGATCTCGTCTCTGTTTATCTCGGGGAAGACCCCTGCCGCGATCGATACCAGCCTGCCGGTCTCGCCGGCGAAATTGCGCTCGACCATCTGTCGCTTGGCAAGCCGCCGGCCCTCCTCGAGATCGCCTGTCTCTCGGGCGACGCCACGATAGGCATCGTCCAATCTGCGCAGGCCGCCGCCGTCGACGAAGAGTTCGCTCAGCGCCGCGATGAATTCATATCCGGTGGTGCCCGCCACCGGCCAGCTTTCCGGCAGGACCTCGCCAGCCCCAAGGATCTTTTCCACGACGATATAGGTATCGGGCCCGACCGCTTCCCGCAGCCGGTCGAGATAGGCCTTGGGTTCGGCGAGCCCGTCGACATGGTCGATGCGCAGCCCCTGCACCTTGCCGTGGCGCACCAGCTCGATCGTCAGGCAATGCATGTCCTCGAACACCGGGGGATTTTCGACGCGGGTACCGACCAGTCCGGTGACCTCGAAAAAACGGCGATAGCTCAGATGCCGTGCCGCTTCATGCCAATGGGTGAGCCGCCAGTGCTGTCCCTCATGCAGGCTTTTAAGGAAATCGCGGTCGGACGAGACGTCGTCGAGTTTTTGCCGGAGGATCGCCCGATCGCCGCCTTCGAAGAGGATGTCGCGCATCGCCCGGGCGAGGTTCTCGCCGGAGGTGACCTCCGCAGCCTCTGCTATTCTCGTTGCCACCGGATCGTCGAGCCGGTTTGCGATCGCGCCGTAACAGCTGGGGTTGAGCGGCAACAGCGTCTCGAAATAACCGAAGGCGAAGGTGCCATGCGTTTCGTCCAGCGTAATGCGCAGCTCGCCATCAGCGAGCGCGCGCTCGAAATCCTGGCCGAGCTGCGGCAGGGTCAGCGGCTCGCTCCAGTCGATGTCGAAGTGGCCCGCATAGGCGCTTTGATGGCCGAATGCCAGTACGTCGCGCCACCAGCCGTTTTCCGGCGAAGCGGCCATGTGGTTCGGGACGATGTCGAGGATCAGTCCCATGCCGGCCGAAGCGAGGCTCTCCGTCAGCCGGTCGAACCCCGCGCGGCCGCCGAGCGCCGGGTCGATCTCGTTGGCGTCGGTGACGTCATAACCGTGGGCGGAGCCGCTGACGGCGGTGAAGATTGGCGAGGCGTAGAGATGGCTGATGCCGAGCGTCTTGAGATAGGGAACGAGGTCGCAGACGCGATCGAAGGTCATGCCGTTGCGGAATTGTATCCGGTAGGTCGCGGTCGGAAGTGTCATGAGGCCGTCTGACGTTGGAGGGAGACCCTTTCCAACGGTTGTAGTCGGGTTTTGGTTCCCTCAGTCGATGAAAACGCCCACACTTGCGGCGCGTCCGGCCGAGTCGATGACGGTCAATTTCGAGTAGCCGCCGCCATCGGGCAGCCATTGCTGGGTGCGCCGGCGGGAGAGGTCGGGCAGCGGCCTGCCATTGGCAAGCCAGCGGAAGGGCGCGCGGCCGCCCTGCAGCTTCAGCATGAGCGGCGACAGCGCGCCGGCGCCGGCGCCGAGATCGATATGGGCGCCCTCGGGCGGATAGACGATCTGAGGGGCGGCCTCGCGGCCGGAGGCGACCAGCAGGCCACTGGCATTGAACGCGAAACGCCGCTGGCTGATCGGCAGTTCGGACCGGGCGATGCGC includes:
- the repA gene encoding plasmid partitioning protein RepA, producing the protein MDNISVSTTDVRIERHANQLSRQLKLLREKLFPPLSQKTLRTFSSGEAAQMIGVSDGYLRQLSLDGKGPQPELSQNGRRSYTLGQINELRHYMAKLKPKDALSYLPWRRPGEKLQTVAVTNFKGGSAKTTTTLYLAQYLALAGYRVLAIDLDPQASLSSMLGVQPEFDLSDGDTLYGAIRYDADRKPLKDIVRKTYFDGLDLVPGNLELMEFEHETPRALSDRQRPGELFFRRVGMAIAEVEADYDVVVIDCPPQLGYLTLGAVCAATSLLITIHPQMVDVASMSQFLLMTSDLLSVVRKAGGDLQHDFIKYVVTRHEPFDAPQSQIVALLRSLFSDDVLTATILKSTAIADAGLTKQTLFEIEKGQVRRSTYDRALESVNAANGEVLAGIHKAWGRT
- the repB gene encoding plasmid partitioning protein RepB; the encoded protein is MSRRDRLKGLFDDTAQELAAANYEETSLRGSAGPVRTMALTLGRMEEESRAMQEALLSGERIVELDPDLIDSSFVRDRLADHPLDIEDELVQSIAENGQEVPVLVRRHPDDDERYQIAYGHRRLQAVKLLGRKVQAIVRKLDDTDVVIAQGIENSARRNLSYIERAVFALNLELKGFERPVIMKALSTDKTELSKLISVAKAIPADIVRSVGAAPGIGRRKWMALAQDWNGMTAARLAKLIGSQRFTAEESDRRFELLVAELARKEAKPEPTEYDWKPKSGGKIAGRIKSAGNSFTIALKTGDAPDFGAYISRRLDELYEAYRAGKLQAGE
- the repC gene encoding plasmid replication protein RepC, coding for MEPQYVSTPFGRRSMTLGMLASQENASKVDPDASVDKWKIFRALCEAKDMVGVSDRALAVLNALLTFYPKNEIAEANGFVVFPSNEQLSLRTHGMAGTTLRRNLAMLVEAGLIIRRDSPNGKRFARRNGQGGLGEAFGFSLAPLLVRAGEIEAQAAQVLAGKLEWKRLRERLTLCRRDIAKLIEIALEEEIAGEWIEMQKHFNLLSASLPRRPSSAEMESLLTDLEAFREMIIKTLELKTKSHKPDANDGQNGRHIHNSNPHSLSELEPSFEPKQGAKPEEEPQPWRETPKSFPLAMVLQACPEIVAYGPGGGIGSWRDLMAAAVIVRSTLGVSPSAYQLACEVMGPENAATVIACILERGGHINSAGGYLRDLTRRAERGEFSLGPMLMALMRASGPAARKTG
- a CDS encoding RHE_PE00001 family protein, with the protein product MRYDIDGVMLQTLLPSLAAAEDAVARLDERVLRAPVGEGFAERSHFFDAAGALWVAGELVHVEDLVLHDAHMDSRAPSHELTIAHSVLRARRRIWTGEPTWALGASGLATLTATLGEGEGKVPEVNSLAVTLETEEEGGDEDGPLAAEMAEIDALLARSQKLLDIHTGKAPASETAAVAPARRNDDPLGLLGDDEWDEEQRLAEWRSVQPLAESLPPVLGAVILFEAWERIEPLRRQHWLGGLLVASHLRARGKVTSHLFSFYGGLKLVRHERRRARDRATRLQAFLEAMHLGAAAGLKELDRLSLARTQMELRFRGRRSNSSLPDLADFILSRPMVSAAMVARHLRITPRGALNLVNEIGIREITGRGRYRAWGII
- a CDS encoding Bax inhibitor-1/YccA family protein; this encodes MNPINPRYGAVARTQAVFDEGLRQHMLRVYNYMSLGLVITGLVAFVVGSTPALYVPIFGSPLKWVVMLAPLAFVFFFSFRIQTMSASTAQITFWAFCAVMGLSLASVFLVFTGMSIARTFFITATMFGATSLYGYATKRDLSRMGSFLMMGLFGVIIASVVNIFLGSSALQFAISVIGIVVFVGLTAYDTQNIKEQYSENFDQESNQKLAVFGALSLYLNFVNIFQLLLNFTGERE
- a CDS encoding anti-sigma factor — its product is MKAIDPILDADLDAYVDGELDVARRIQVESYLSDHPAIAAKVMADLSVKGELRLALAGESAFGRPETRDAARRLERGLSYGRIFHSMQRIAAVGILITAGWVAHNSFGAFSATEVSASVPAPAYVEDAVRAYQTAALRQSMPPQTPATYSADDIRAATAIVMPELPKDWKVADVQIFPSEFGPSVEMAIEVPEGKRLSLFAVRPGAFEVKPVSHLALAKAEAAYWQIGEVAYALIADESGLNLDQAAERLARSLY